One segment of Salvelinus fontinalis isolate EN_2023a chromosome 12, ASM2944872v1, whole genome shotgun sequence DNA contains the following:
- the klhl30 gene encoding kelch-like protein 30 — MVRNVDDLDFCLASHPQSILEGLRSLCCNPKLVDVTLAAGGRDFPCHRAVLALCSVYFHSMFSGDFVESIVARVELHGVDPDVMASILDFCYTGKLTINQGNVEGLIRTSSQLQFQAVRTVCSRYLQHQIDATNCLGILEFGEVHGCPEVVAKAWGFLLENFDAVQRWEEFPLLEKERLVACLSNERLQTRTECTRVEAALAWVRHRQESRLPHLPELLGMTRLALLSPDYLTNTLMKDSLVLASLSCVEVVERVCREKMEVKPGDVVQSGSPSPQPNLEEVLFVMGGRSLDDSEDEDDDDEVRDPRLLPGNCGFYNPKTQQWYELPVFPNHNKYGYSVVSLNNDVYVTGGSRGSQSNTWSTTETWKYITREGRWVTVAPMLRPRTNHTSAALSGEIYVIGGTTMDFVDIEHYDPYNDTWARTCPAVKYVTNFTATACHGKLYVIGSCAVKYNALTLQCYNPVIDGWSVICSPFIPKYLSSPRCVSVEGLIYLIADNTKKVYCYDPLANMWQKVQLLHMLHENGDLVALDSQLFATGGHWKGMEGDYGVEVEVYNRASNNWKVECFLPRLWIYSGACSVFLDPSQWSDPFPLDET, encoded by the exons ATGGTGCGTAATGTGGACGATCTGGACTTTTGCCTTGCCTCCCACCCCCAGAGCATCTTGGAGGGGCTGCGCTCCCTCTGCTGCAACCCCAAACTAGTGGACGTGACTCTGGCCGCGGGCGGCCGCGACTTCCCTTGCCACCGGGCCGTCCTGGCGCTCTGCAGCGTCTACTTCCACTCCATGTTCTCCGGGGACTTCGTGGAGAGCATAGTGGCTCGGGTGGAGCTGCACGGCGTGGATCCTGACGTAATGGCTTCCATTCTAGACTTCTGCTACACAGGGAAACTCACCATCAACCAGGGAAACGTGGAGGGCCTGATACGCACGTCCAGTCAGCTACAGTTCCAGGCGGTCCGGACTGTGTGCAGCCGTTATCTCCAGCACCAGATCGATGCCACCAACTGCCTGGGGATCCTGGAGTTCGGGGAGGTACACGGCTGTCCCGAGGTGGTAGCCAAGGCCTGGGGATTCCTTCTGGAGAACTTTGATGCCGTACAGCGCTGGGAGGAGTTTCCTCTGctggagaaggagaggttagTGGCGTGTCTGTCCAACGAGAGGCTACAGACCAGGACAGAGTGTACCCGTGTGGAGGCTGCCCTGGCCTGGGTGAGACACCGCCAGGAGTCCCGACTCCCCCACCTCCCAGAGCTTCTGGGGATGACCCGCCTGGCCCTCCTGTCCCCTGACTATCTCACTAACACCCTAATGAAGGACAGCCTGGTCCTAGCCTCTCTCAGCTgtgtggaggtggtggagagggTATGCAGAGAG AAAATGGAGGTGAAGCCAGGAGACGTGGTCCAGAGTGGCAGCCCGAGTCCCCAACCCAACCTGGAGGAGGTGCTATTCGTGATGGGAGGACGCTCGTTGGACGACTCAGAGGACGAAGACGACGATGATGAAGTCAGAGACCCCAGGCTGCTGCCCGGGAACTGTGGCTTCTACAACCCTAAGACAC aacagtggtatgaGCTGCCAGTCTTCCCCAACCACAACAAGTACGGGTATTCTGTGGTCTCTCTGAATAATGACGTTTATGTCACAG GGGGCTCGAGGGGTTCCCAATCCAACACCTGGTCGACCACAGAGACCTGGAAGTACATAACCAGAGAGGGACGGTGGGTGACGGTGGCTCCCATGCTCCGGCCCCGGACTAACCACACCTCAGCAGCCCTCAGTGGAGAGATATACGTCATcgg AGGCACTACAATGGACTTTGTAGACATTGAGCACTACGACCCATACAATGACACCTGGGCCCGAACATGCCCTGCAGTGAAATACGTGACAAACTTCACAGCGACTGCCTGTCATGGTAAACTATACGTGATCGGCTCCTGTGCTGTTAAGTACAACGCCTTGACTCTGCAGTGCTACAATCCTGTTATAG ACGGGTGGAGTGTCATCTGCTCTCCCTTCATCCCCAAATACCTGTCTTCTCCTCGCTGTGTCTCAGTGGAGGGGCTCATCTACCTGATCGCTGACAACACCAAGAAGGTTTACTGCTACGACCCACTGGCTAACATGTGGCAGAAG GTCCAGCTGCTGCACATGCTCCATGAGAACGGAGATCTTGTGGCGTTGGACAGTCAGCTCTTTGCAACGGGGGGTCACTGGAAGGGCATGGAGGGGGACTacggggtggaggtggaggtgtataACAGAGCTTCTAACAACTGGAAGGTGGAGTGTTTCCTACCAAGGCTCTGGATCTACAGCGGTGCTTGTTCTGTCTTCCTGGACCCCTCGCAGTGGTCCGACCCATTCCCCCTCGATGAAACCTAA